A part of Cannabis sativa cultivar Pink pepper isolate KNU-18-1 chromosome 6, ASM2916894v1, whole genome shotgun sequence genomic DNA contains:
- the LOC133039207 gene encoding uncharacterized protein LOC133039207: MAEPHKRIENSLAELEKGKDKRKSPILRSRSCSPRGKNSRGRSPRRRSPWRQQSPKLAKSPPKKESSLKRKGRPRFVNYTELAVPQDHIYAIEERNGVFKKPPPIRENRDRRDPKKFCKYYKDIGHTTLECCVLQDEIEELIRRGKFDKYKKGEESHPRVDDKEENQNASGLRTPRNILTIIGGPHIAGDSRKSQERYARETKEKPLTNVNNLSERPEKLFKKECDDIAFMGSDARWVHHAHSDALVIVANIGGDNVHRIPVDNGSSVNLLNFQAFKQMGLQEKDLRPVTSSIYGFTGDVIAIKGMIKLPITLGTAPVTTKSMADFAVIDQYSAYNAVLYEESKQIRENATTQQSSSRRKGQ, translated from the exons atggccgaaccccataagagaatcgagaattctCTGGCAGAGTTGGAGAAGGGCAAGGACAAGCGCAAATCACCAATACTGCGTTCACGATCTTGCAGTCCCCGAGGGAAgaactccaggggccgaagcccaagaagacgcagCCCGTGGAGACAGCAAAGTCCGAAGTTGGCCAAGTCTCCTCCCAAGAAGGAATCCTCGTTGAAGAGGAAGGGCAGACCTCGTTTCGTCAATTATACTGAACTCGCAGTGCCCCAAGACCATATCTATGCAATCGAAGAGAGAAAtggagtcttcaagaagccgccccccatcagggaaAATCGCGACAGAAGAGACcccaaaaaattctgtaagtactaCAAAGACATTGGTCATACTACCTTAGAATGTTGCGTCTTGCAGGACGAAATCGAGGAGCTGATTCGGAGAGGaaagttcgacaagtataagaagggcgaggaaagtcatccccgAGTGGATGACaaagaagaaaaccaaaatgCGAGCGGTTTGAGAACACCTCGCAACATCTTAACTATCATTGGAGGACCCCATATCGCAGGAGACTCCCGCAAGTCACAAGAGCGATATGCCAGAGAAACCAAGGAAAAGCCGCtcaccaatgtgaacaatcttaGTGAGCGGCCCGAGAAGCTGTTTAAGAAGGAATGCGACGACATCGCCTTTATGGggagtgatgcgagatgggtccatcacgCGCATTCTGATGCACTAGTTATCGTCGCCAATATTGGCGGGGATAATGTCCACCGCATACCCGTCGATAATGGAAGTTCAGTAAATCTGTTgaacttccaagccttcaaaCAAATGGGATTGCAGGAGAAGGACCTGCGGCCTGTGACGTCGAGCATCTATGGCTTTACTGGCGACGTCATAGCaataaaaggaatgatcaaactcccaatcacctTGGGAACTGCCCCGGTAACAACCAAGTCAATGGCtgacttcgcagtaatcgaccagtaTTCTGCATATAATGCC gttctGTACGAGGAGTCCAAGCAGATTCGCGAGAATGCTACAACACAGCAGTCAAGCTCGCGGAGAAAAGGAcagtaa